The Lysobacter enzymogenes genome window below encodes:
- a CDS encoding helix-turn-helix domain-containing protein — MTNAPHQEFANRLHQALDFSGFAKGRARTGALSAYYDVSRETARKWLVGLALPELERMLQIAVQQHVSFEWLATGRGTIEGKSLSVRENAAKYSDPDELRLMGLMRKLSRKKRRALIELLDGN; from the coding sequence ATGACCAACGCGCCTCACCAAGAATTCGCCAACCGGCTGCACCAGGCCCTGGATTTCTCCGGCTTCGCCAAGGGCCGCGCCCGCACCGGCGCCCTCTCCGCCTACTACGACGTCAGCCGCGAAACCGCGCGCAAATGGCTGGTCGGCCTGGCCCTGCCCGAACTGGAGCGGATGCTGCAGATCGCCGTGCAGCAGCACGTCAGCTTCGAATGGCTGGCGACCGGCCGCGGCACCATCGAAGGCAAGTCGCTGTCGGTGCGCGAAAACGCCGCCAAGTACAGCGATCCCGACGAGCTGCGGCTGATGGGCCTGATGCGCAAGCTGTCGCGCAAGAAGCGCCGCGCGCTGATCGAGTTGCTCGACGGCAACTGA
- a CDS encoding RnfH family protein, which yields MKIEVVRAWPRRFEAVALELDEGATLAQALAAAGFDGDAGIVGYAVFGVRADAGTVLRDGDRVELLRGLQIDPKEARRRRAEERPLKKK from the coding sequence GTGAAGATCGAGGTGGTCCGCGCCTGGCCGCGCCGGTTCGAGGCGGTCGCGCTGGAGCTCGACGAGGGCGCCACGCTGGCCCAGGCGCTGGCCGCGGCCGGGTTCGACGGCGACGCCGGCATCGTCGGCTACGCCGTGTTCGGCGTGCGCGCGGACGCCGGCACGGTGCTGCGCGACGGCGACCGGGTCGAGTTGCTGCGCGGCTTGCAGATCGATCCGAAGGAAGCGCGGCGGCGGCGGGCCGAGGAGCGGCCGCTCAAGAAGAAGTGA
- a CDS encoding CHASE domain-containing protein, translating to MLAFIVFIVALVLVFTAWRVARDREQRSAQVEFIGRTTQVTELLQQRLVNYELVARGGVSLFASVQRPTAAQWKAYVEGMNLQRRFPSTLGLGFTGYVPQRLLVQLQNEWRDAGYGLLTVRPFGQREVYGPILYLEPKTAANVEVIGYDMFAEPVRHAAMEAALESGQARLSGKIALLQDRHDGIESTGLLLVLPVYLGGGRPQSPSLRRAEMQGWVYVPFRLQKFVDTSLAEGHKGLRFRIYDESGGGNALLFETAGPKPAQPAAFLHKTTFEVYGRTWRIEYESPPIEQAVPRMEGLRNMFALGIFTALLLYGIALVLAHTESRARQIAMRMTEDFRRSEARFRSAMQYSAIGKALLDSEGRIVDANPALANIVGLPRAQLLDQRFDSLLEDEEAETPATNAERSDEDGVHRATRRLLRQHGVARQVQLTYSPVPGKVGQDITGLVQVEDVTERLRAEARVHALNRTLEARVALRTRELSQANQELEAFAYSVSHDLRAPLRAIDGFSRIIGEKYGDRFDESGRGYLARVRKAAARMGDLIDALLKMSRLTRSELKHENVDLSRFAGELVEELRMGEPQRAVEVRIAPGLQVVGDAPLLRNLLGNLLGNAWKFTRDRDPARIEFGAAELPGGGREFYVRDNGTGFPQAYVDKLFRPFQRLHSVEDFAGHGIGLASVKRIVERHGGTIRAEGSEGEGAAFYFTLPGGGHGG from the coding sequence GTGCTCGCATTCATTGTGTTCATCGTCGCCCTGGTGCTGGTGTTCACCGCCTGGCGGGTCGCGCGCGACCGCGAGCAGCGCTCGGCCCAGGTCGAGTTCATCGGCCGCACCACCCAGGTCACCGAACTGCTGCAGCAGCGGCTGGTCAACTACGAACTGGTCGCGCGCGGCGGCGTGTCGCTGTTCGCCTCGGTGCAGCGGCCGACCGCGGCGCAGTGGAAGGCCTATGTCGAAGGCATGAACCTGCAGCGCCGGTTTCCCTCGACCCTGGGGCTGGGCTTCACCGGCTACGTGCCGCAGCGGCTGCTGGTGCAGTTGCAGAACGAGTGGCGCGACGCCGGCTACGGCCTGCTGACGGTGCGCCCGTTCGGCCAGCGCGAGGTGTACGGGCCGATCCTGTACCTGGAGCCGAAGACCGCGGCCAATGTCGAGGTGATCGGCTACGACATGTTCGCCGAGCCGGTGCGCCACGCGGCGATGGAGGCGGCGCTGGAGTCGGGGCAGGCGCGGCTGTCGGGCAAGATCGCGCTGCTGCAGGACCGCCACGACGGGATCGAAAGCACCGGGCTGCTGCTGGTGCTGCCGGTGTACCTCGGCGGCGGCCGGCCGCAGAGCCCGAGCCTGCGCCGGGCCGAAATGCAGGGCTGGGTGTACGTGCCGTTCCGCCTGCAGAAGTTCGTCGACACTTCGCTGGCCGAGGGCCACAAGGGCCTGCGTTTCCGCATCTACGACGAGAGCGGCGGCGGCAACGCCTTGCTGTTCGAGACCGCCGGGCCGAAGCCGGCGCAGCCGGCGGCGTTCCTGCACAAGACCACGTTCGAGGTCTACGGCCGCACCTGGCGGATCGAATACGAATCGCCGCCGATCGAGCAGGCGGTGCCGCGCATGGAAGGCCTGCGCAACATGTTCGCGCTGGGCATCTTCACCGCGCTGCTGCTGTACGGCATCGCCCTGGTGCTGGCGCACACCGAATCGCGCGCGCGCCAGATCGCGATGCGCATGACCGAGGACTTCCGCCGCTCCGAGGCGCGCTTCCGCAGCGCCATGCAGTATTCGGCGATCGGCAAGGCGCTGCTGGACAGCGAAGGGCGCATCGTCGACGCCAATCCGGCCCTGGCCAACATCGTCGGCCTGCCGCGCGCGCAGTTGCTGGACCAGCGTTTCGACAGCCTGCTGGAAGACGAGGAAGCCGAGACCCCGGCGACGAACGCCGAGCGCAGCGACGAGGACGGCGTGCACCGCGCGACCCGCCGGCTGCTGCGCCAGCACGGCGTGGCCCGGCAGGTGCAGCTGACCTATTCGCCGGTGCCGGGCAAGGTCGGCCAGGACATCACCGGCCTGGTCCAGGTCGAGGACGTGACCGAACGGCTGCGCGCGGAGGCGCGCGTGCACGCGCTCAACCGCACGCTGGAAGCGCGGGTGGCGCTGCGCACGCGCGAGCTGAGCCAGGCCAACCAGGAGCTGGAAGCGTTCGCCTACAGCGTCTCGCACGACCTGCGCGCGCCGTTGCGGGCGATCGACGGGTTCAGCCGGATCATCGGCGAGAAATACGGCGACCGCTTCGACGAATCCGGCCGCGGCTATCTGGCGCGGGTGCGCAAGGCCGCCGCGCGCATGGGCGACCTGATCGACGCCTTGCTGAAGATGTCGCGCCTGACCCGCAGCGAGCTCAAGCACGAGAACGTCGACCTGAGCCGTTTCGCCGGCGAACTGGTCGAGGAGCTGCGCATGGGCGAGCCGCAGCGCGCGGTCGAGGTGCGGATCGCGCCGGGCCTGCAGGTGGTCGGCGATGCGCCGTTGCTGCGCAACCTGCTCGGCAATCTGCTCGGCAACGCCTGGAAGTTCACCCGCGACCGCGATCCGGCCCGGATCGAGTTCGGCGCCGCCGAGCTGCCCGGCGGCGGGCGCGAGTTCTACGTGCGCGACAACGGCACCGGTTTCCCGCAGGCCTATGTCGACAAGCTGTTCCGGCCGTTCCAGCGGCTGCACAGCGTCGAGGATTTCGCCGGGCACGGGATCGGGCTGGCGTCGGTGAAGCGCATCGTCGAGCGGCACGGCGGGACGATCCGCGCCGAGGGCAGCGAAGGCGAGGGCGCGGCGTTCTATTTCACCTTGCCGGGTGGCGGGCACGGGGGTTGA
- a CDS encoding outer membrane protein assembly factor BamE produces the protein MRKVLLVLSLALVTSGCGIIYKQPIYQGNLLEKTAVDQLQAGMSKQQVQTLIGTPSIEDPFHQNRWDYTSTQRVDRLGHTSRKNLTLWFENDALTKWEGDYFPEQDKEIAAASVKQFGRNLAKDKDAKKKRR, from the coding sequence ATGCGTAAAGTCCTGCTCGTTCTCTCGCTCGCCCTGGTCACTTCCGGCTGCGGCATCATCTACAAGCAGCCCATCTATCAGGGCAATCTGCTGGAGAAGACCGCGGTCGACCAGCTCCAGGCCGGCATGAGCAAGCAGCAGGTGCAGACCCTGATCGGCACGCCGTCGATCGAGGACCCGTTCCACCAGAACCGCTGGGACTACACCTCGACCCAGCGCGTCGACCGCCTCGGCCACACCTCGCGCAAGAACCTGACCCTGTGGTTCGAGAACGACGCCCTGACCAAGTGGGAAGGCGACTACTTCCCCGAGCAGGACAAGGAAATCGCCGCTGCGTCGGTCAAGCAGTTCGGCCGCAACCTGGCCAAGGACAAGGACGCGAAGAAGAAGCGCCGCTGA
- a CDS encoding SDR family oxidoreductase, translating to MASKSKRASVDGGSGKSASTDFLVAATQTATRQKKIQSKVDAVDARKAKKKQDVKPAVQAGARPQPSNPLPKQHQQKPGQESQLSPAPRFRAPDYLGSGKLAGKVALVTGGDSGIGRAVAVLFAREGADVAIAYLSEHQDAHDTRGLIEDEGRRSLAICGDVRDSKFCDSAVAEVLAAFGGLDILVNNAAFQQHSDALEDLSDEHLRETLETNIAGYFHMARAALPHLKQGSAIINTGSETGLFGNKRLLDYSATKGAIHAFTLSLASQLLPRGIRVNAVAPGPVWTPLNPADRPAEEVADFGKDSDMGRPAQPEEISPAYVFLASPVMSSYVNGVVLPVMGGPRG from the coding sequence ATGGCCAGCAAGTCCAAGCGTGCATCCGTCGACGGCGGCAGCGGCAAGTCCGCATCGACGGATTTCCTCGTCGCGGCAACGCAGACCGCGACGCGGCAGAAGAAGATCCAGTCCAAGGTCGACGCCGTCGACGCGCGCAAGGCCAAGAAAAAGCAAGACGTCAAGCCTGCCGTCCAAGCAGGAGCGCGGCCTCAGCCCAGCAATCCGCTGCCGAAGCAGCATCAGCAAAAGCCCGGACAGGAAAGCCAGCTGAGCCCCGCGCCGCGCTTCAGGGCGCCCGACTACCTGGGCAGCGGCAAGCTGGCGGGAAAAGTCGCGCTGGTGACCGGCGGAGATTCCGGAATCGGCCGCGCGGTCGCGGTGCTGTTCGCGCGCGAAGGCGCCGACGTGGCCATCGCTTACCTGAGCGAGCACCAGGACGCGCACGATACGCGCGGCCTGATCGAAGACGAAGGCCGGCGCAGCCTGGCGATCTGCGGCGACGTGCGCGATTCGAAATTCTGCGACAGCGCCGTGGCCGAAGTGCTGGCCGCGTTCGGCGGCCTCGACATCCTGGTCAACAACGCCGCGTTCCAGCAGCACAGCGATGCGCTGGAGGACCTCAGCGACGAACACCTGCGCGAGACGCTGGAGACCAACATCGCCGGCTACTTCCACATGGCGCGCGCCGCGTTGCCGCATCTGAAGCAAGGTTCGGCGATCATCAACACCGGCTCGGAAACCGGCTTGTTCGGCAACAAGCGCCTGCTCGATTACTCGGCGACCAAAGGCGCGATCCATGCGTTCACCCTGTCGCTGGCCAGCCAGTTGCTGCCGCGCGGCATCCGCGTCAACGCCGTCGCGCCCGGGCCGGTGTGGACGCCGCTGAATCCGGCGGACCGGCCGGCCGAGGAGGTCGCGGATTTCGGCAAGGACAGCGACATGGGGCGGCCGGCGCAGCCGGAGGAAATCTCGCCGGCGTACGTGTTCCTCGCCTCGCCGGTGATGTCGTCCTACGTCAACGGCGTGGTGTTGCCGGTGATGGGCGGGCCGCGCGGCTGA
- a CDS encoding autotransporter domain-containing protein, which produces MPRVPNRKRPSSARPRRRSLAPLSVAILSALLAVPGLSAAQTTSGLPGDADSWRSEEFERDWGLGAINAHYAYARGLTGAGVAIGQYDTGVGLDHPEFAGRGHVALTLAEPGCSVDPSLAVMRGPGRCFATRGDVPIIGTEYVYPFNGANYNYTEYGNHGTHVAGTMVAQRDGQGMHGVAFGSRLVTARFFGDTVYRWDQDSSGKWQHNYIAGSAYGSEKPIIDDLYAQMGANGVRAVNIEIWLPVKAGEANTRAAIEREYRSGQDYYDAYMNGAIAHGIVNVVALGNDSGNIANIYPGMPTFRPEAQPYWLSVANVARNDDGSYAIAPSSSICAYSKDWCVSAPGTDIYSAKIGGRVKTTMQGTLDGDDPLAILLDRSKPQWSYENLTGTSMAAPHAIGALSLLFERYPYLNGPQVRDVLLTTATDLGAPGVDEIYGWGLIDLRKAIDGPGQIRVDTDVVMDRAAGGAKVWDGPAWDDWRNDIGGPGVLTKSGAGWLRLSGNNAFGGLRVAGGVMELTGRNAYAAQVDGGALVVNGTLDSAQLPVHAGGVLAGSGRIVGDVRMEGTLSPGNSIGTLSVQGDYTQAAGSTYVAEVAADGRADRIDVAGKALLQGGTVQVLYAPGRYVLGQNFNLLNAAGGVSGRFAGVDQGALSPFLQFGLSYAANAVALDVVRGASLASAATTPNQRAAAAAADALAVGQGLPQVLTQLFPAQAPAALDALSGEGHASLRSIAVDDSRHVRDAALARARSGRGGFAADGDGASQGAWVQALKSGGTLDGDGNAARNEYNGSATLVGYDYRFANGWRIGALGGGGRIDNNNDRLDKGRIKSIQIGVYAGQNWGRFGLSAGYTQASQDLTLERRIGFDGFADRTRAAYDGKTRQGFVEGAYRFGGAAWGVEPYLQFAQVRVKTDAFQETGGAAALSGRSAQSKVDVSTLGVRFNLDLKGSQQDQSWLSLRGGLGRRHASGDLTPVAQVAWRGGAAFDTAGAPLADDATVLEAGVAARLSANGLLELNYSGQFGDEADDHGVNARYSLRF; this is translated from the coding sequence ATGCCCCGCGTTCCGAACCGTAAGCGTCCCTCGTCCGCTCGCCCGCGTCGCCGCTCGCTCGCCCCGCTGTCCGTCGCCATCCTCTCGGCCCTGCTCGCCGTGCCCGGACTCAGCGCCGCGCAAACGACGAGCGGCCTTCCCGGCGACGCCGACAGCTGGCGCAGCGAGGAATTCGAACGCGATTGGGGCCTGGGCGCGATCAACGCGCACTACGCGTATGCACGCGGCCTCACCGGCGCAGGGGTCGCGATCGGCCAGTACGACACCGGCGTCGGCCTGGACCATCCCGAGTTCGCCGGCCGCGGCCATGTCGCGCTGACCCTGGCCGAACCCGGCTGCTCCGTCGATCCGTCGCTGGCGGTGATGCGCGGGCCGGGCCGTTGCTTCGCCACCCGCGGCGACGTCCCGATCATCGGCACCGAGTACGTCTATCCGTTCAACGGCGCGAACTACAACTACACCGAGTACGGCAACCACGGCACCCACGTCGCCGGCACCATGGTCGCGCAGCGCGACGGGCAGGGCATGCACGGCGTCGCCTTCGGCTCGCGCCTGGTCACCGCGCGCTTCTTCGGCGACACGGTGTATCGCTGGGATCAGGACTCCAGCGGCAAATGGCAGCACAACTACATCGCCGGCAGCGCTTACGGCAGCGAAAAGCCGATCATCGACGATCTTTACGCGCAGATGGGCGCCAACGGCGTGCGCGCGGTCAACATCGAAATCTGGCTGCCGGTGAAGGCCGGCGAGGCCAACACCCGCGCGGCGATCGAGCGCGAGTACCGCAGCGGCCAGGACTATTACGACGCCTACATGAACGGCGCCATCGCCCACGGCATCGTCAACGTGGTCGCGCTCGGCAACGACTCGGGCAACATCGCCAACATCTATCCGGGCATGCCGACGTTCCGGCCGGAAGCGCAGCCGTATTGGCTCAGCGTGGCCAACGTCGCGCGCAACGACGACGGCAGCTACGCGATCGCGCCGAGTTCGAGCATCTGCGCCTACAGCAAGGACTGGTGCGTGTCCGCGCCGGGCACCGACATCTATTCGGCCAAGATCGGCGGCCGGGTCAAAACGACGATGCAGGGCACGCTCGACGGCGACGATCCCCTGGCCATCCTGCTCGACCGCTCCAAGCCGCAGTGGAGCTACGAGAACCTCACCGGCACCTCGATGGCCGCGCCGCACGCGATCGGCGCGCTGAGCCTGTTGTTCGAACGCTATCCGTATTTGAACGGCCCGCAGGTGCGCGACGTGCTGCTGACCACCGCCACCGACCTCGGCGCGCCCGGCGTCGACGAAATCTACGGCTGGGGCCTGATCGACCTGCGCAAAGCCATCGACGGCCCCGGCCAGATCCGCGTCGACACCGACGTGGTCATGGACCGCGCGGCCGGCGGCGCGAAAGTGTGGGACGGGCCGGCCTGGGACGATTGGCGCAACGACATCGGCGGCCCGGGCGTGCTGACCAAGTCCGGCGCGGGTTGGTTGCGGCTCAGCGGCAACAACGCGTTCGGCGGCTTGCGCGTCGCCGGCGGCGTGATGGAACTGACCGGCCGCAACGCCTACGCCGCGCAGGTCGACGGCGGCGCGCTGGTCGTCAACGGCACGCTCGACAGCGCGCAGCTGCCGGTGCATGCCGGCGGCGTGCTCGCCGGCAGCGGCCGCATCGTCGGCGATGTGCGCATGGAAGGCACGCTGTCGCCCGGCAATTCCATCGGAACGTTGAGCGTGCAGGGCGACTACACCCAGGCCGCGGGCTCGACCTATGTCGCCGAAGTCGCGGCCGACGGCCGCGCCGACCGCATCGACGTCGCCGGCAAGGCGCTGCTGCAAGGCGGCACGGTGCAGGTGCTGTACGCGCCGGGGCGCTACGTGCTCGGCCAGAACTTCAATCTGCTCAACGCCGCCGGCGGCGTCAGCGGCCGCTTCGCCGGCGTCGACCAGGGCGCGCTGTCGCCGTTCCTGCAGTTCGGCCTGAGCTATGCGGCGAACGCGGTCGCGCTGGACGTGGTGCGCGGCGCGTCGCTGGCCTCGGCCGCGACCACGCCGAACCAGCGCGCCGCGGCCGCCGCGGCCGATGCGCTGGCGGTCGGGCAGGGGCTGCCGCAAGTGTTGACCCAATTGTTCCCCGCGCAGGCGCCGGCCGCGCTCGATGCGCTCAGCGGCGAAGGCCACGCCAGCCTGCGTTCGATCGCCGTCGACGACAGCCGCCATGTGCGCGACGCCGCGCTGGCGCGCGCGCGCAGCGGCCGCGGCGGGTTCGCCGCGGACGGCGACGGCGCTTCGCAGGGCGCCTGGGTGCAGGCGCTGAAATCCGGCGGCACGCTCGACGGCGACGGCAACGCCGCGCGCAACGAGTACAACGGCTCGGCGACGCTGGTCGGCTACGATTACCGCTTCGCCAACGGTTGGCGGATCGGCGCGCTCGGCGGCGGCGGCCGCATCGACAACAATAACGACCGCCTCGACAAGGGCCGGATCAAGAGCATCCAGATCGGCGTGTACGCAGGCCAGAACTGGGGCCGTTTCGGCCTCAGCGCCGGCTATACGCAAGCCAGCCAAGACCTGACCCTGGAACGCCGCATCGGCTTCGACGGCTTCGCCGACCGCACCCGCGCGGCCTACGACGGCAAGACCCGCCAGGGTTTCGTCGAAGGCGCTTACCGCTTCGGCGGCGCGGCCTGGGGCGTGGAGCCGTACCTGCAGTTCGCGCAGGTGCGGGTCAAGACCGATGCGTTCCAGGAAACCGGCGGCGCCGCTGCGTTGAGCGGTCGCTCGGCGCAGAGCAAGGTCGATGTCTCGACCCTGGGCGTGCGCTTCAATCTCGACCTGAAAGGTTCGCAGCAGGACCAGAGCTGGCTGAGCCTGCGCGGCGGTCTCGGCCGTCGCCATGCCAGCGGCGACCTGACGCCGGTCGCCCAGGTCGCCTGGCGCGGCGGCGCCGCGTTCGACACGGCCGGCGCGCCGCTGGCCGACGACGCCACCGTGCTCGAAGCCGGCGTGGCCGCGCGCCTGAGCGCGAACGGTTTGCTCGAGCTGAACTACAGCGGGCAGTTCGGCGACGAAGCCGACGACCACGGCGTCAACGCGCGCTACTCGCTGCGGTTCTGA
- the recN gene encoding DNA repair protein RecN, producing the protein MLAHLSLKQFAVVTAAELSFGPGLTVISGETGAGKSLLVDALGLLGGLRADSGVVRHGADRAELVADFTLDDAPLAAAWLGDNELDETGDGDAPVCQIRRVIRADGGSRAWVNGRPVTLGQLGELASRLVEIHGQHEHQALLTRASQLDLLDAYGRHESAREPVVQAARAWSALLRERDGLVAQGDVSDRIGWLEHQHAELEREALESEAIAKLNADHRRHAHAAGLIAACESAFARIGGDEGPSLTRNLQQVRGDLQRVAEHEPRLSEVDAMLDNAAIQIDEALSLLERVRDDLDLDPSEFERIEAKLGRLHELARKHRVAPEQLAATRDGVGAELEQLRGAGERLDTLDGEIADARKRWRAAADALGRARRNAAASLSARTTELIGELGMGGGRFAVEIEPLDEDRPDPNGAERVEFMVAANPGQPPRPLRKVASGGELSRISLAIEVAAFGLDAVPTMVFDEVDTGIGGAVAEIVGQKLRALGGSRQVLCVTHLAQVAAQGHAHYRVAKAASEGVTQSAVQVLAAKQREEELARMLGGVELTKEVRAAARRLLADVI; encoded by the coding sequence ATGCTCGCCCATCTATCGCTCAAGCAATTCGCCGTCGTCACCGCCGCCGAACTCAGCTTCGGTCCCGGCCTCACCGTCATCTCCGGCGAAACCGGCGCCGGCAAGTCGCTGCTGGTCGATGCGCTCGGCCTGCTCGGCGGCCTGCGCGCCGACAGCGGCGTGGTCCGCCACGGCGCCGACCGCGCCGAGCTGGTCGCCGACTTCACCCTCGACGACGCCCCGCTCGCTGCGGCCTGGCTCGGCGACAACGAACTCGACGAAACCGGCGACGGCGACGCCCCGGTCTGCCAGATCCGCCGGGTGATCCGCGCCGACGGCGGCTCGCGGGCCTGGGTCAACGGCCGCCCGGTCACCCTCGGCCAGCTCGGCGAACTGGCTTCGCGCCTCGTCGAAATCCACGGCCAGCACGAACACCAGGCGCTGCTGACCCGCGCCAGCCAGCTCGACCTGCTCGACGCGTACGGCCGTCACGAAAGCGCGCGCGAACCGGTCGTCCAGGCCGCGCGCGCGTGGAGCGCGCTGCTGCGCGAACGCGACGGACTGGTCGCCCAGGGCGACGTCTCCGACCGGATCGGCTGGCTCGAACACCAGCACGCCGAACTCGAACGCGAGGCGCTGGAGTCCGAGGCGATCGCCAAGCTCAACGCCGACCACCGCCGCCACGCCCACGCCGCCGGCCTGATCGCCGCCTGCGAAAGCGCGTTCGCGCGCATCGGCGGCGACGAAGGCCCGTCGCTGACCCGCAACCTGCAGCAGGTGCGCGGCGACCTGCAACGCGTCGCCGAGCACGAACCGCGCCTGAGCGAAGTCGACGCCATGCTCGACAACGCCGCGATCCAGATCGACGAAGCGCTGTCGCTGCTCGAACGCGTGCGCGACGACCTCGACCTGGACCCGTCCGAGTTCGAGCGCATCGAGGCCAAGCTCGGCCGCCTGCACGAACTGGCGCGCAAGCACCGGGTCGCGCCGGAACAGCTCGCCGCCACCCGCGACGGCGTCGGCGCCGAACTGGAACAACTGCGCGGCGCCGGCGAGCGCCTGGACACGCTCGACGGCGAAATCGCCGACGCGCGCAAGCGCTGGCGCGCGGCCGCCGACGCGCTCGGCCGCGCCCGCCGCAACGCCGCCGCCTCGCTGTCGGCGCGCACCACCGAACTGATCGGCGAACTCGGCATGGGCGGCGGACGCTTCGCCGTCGAGATCGAGCCGCTGGACGAAGACCGGCCCGACCCGAACGGCGCCGAGCGGGTCGAATTCATGGTCGCCGCCAACCCCGGGCAACCGCCGCGGCCGCTGCGCAAGGTCGCCTCCGGCGGCGAACTCTCGCGCATCTCGCTGGCGATCGAAGTCGCCGCGTTCGGCCTCGACGCGGTGCCGACGATGGTGTTCGACGAAGTCGACACCGGCATCGGCGGCGCGGTCGCGGAGATCGTCGGGCAAAAGCTGCGCGCGCTCGGCGGCAGCCGCCAGGTGCTGTGCGTGACCCACCTGGCCCAGGTCGCGGCGCAGGGCCACGCCCACTACCGCGTCGCCAAGGCCGCCAGCGAAGGCGTCACCCAGAGCGCGGTGCAGGTGCTGGCGGCCAAGCAGCGCGAGGAGGAACTCGCGCGCATGCTCGGCGGCGTCGAGCTGACCAAGGAAGTGCGGGCGGCGGCGCGACGGCTGCTGGCCGATGTGATCTGA
- the smpB gene encoding SsrA-binding protein SmpB: protein MAKTNNKTAKDKGKGGAGGTIAQNKRARHEYHLEENFEAGLSLQGWELKSIRAGRANITDAYAVVLHGEIYLIGAQIVPLISASTHVVADERRSRKLLLHRKEIDNLIGRVQRDGYTVIPTALYWKGNKVKAGLSLAKGKQSHDKREASKERDWEREKQRVMRRHNRDA from the coding sequence ATGGCTAAGACAAACAACAAGACCGCCAAGGATAAAGGAAAGGGCGGCGCTGGCGGCACGATCGCGCAGAACAAGCGCGCCCGCCACGAATACCACCTGGAGGAGAACTTCGAGGCCGGCCTGTCGCTGCAGGGCTGGGAGCTCAAATCCATCCGCGCCGGGCGCGCCAACATCACCGACGCCTACGCGGTGGTGCTGCACGGCGAGATCTATCTGATCGGCGCCCAGATCGTCCCGCTGATCTCCGCCTCGACCCACGTCGTCGCCGACGAACGCCGCAGCCGCAAGCTGCTGCTGCACCGCAAGGAGATCGACAACCTGATCGGCCGGGTCCAGCGCGACGGCTACACCGTGATTCCGACCGCGCTGTACTGGAAGGGCAACAAGGTCAAGGCCGGGCTGTCGCTGGCCAAGGGCAAGCAGAGCCACGACAAGCGCGAAGCCAGCAAGGAGCGCGACTGGGAGCGCGAGAAGCAGCGGGTCATGCGGCGGCACAACCGCGACGCGTGA
- the fur gene encoding ferric iron uptake transcriptional regulator produces MESQDLRNAGLKVTHPRMRILELLEGAKPRHMTAEDIYRMLLEKGEDIGLATVYRVLTQFESAGLVLKHNFEAGQSVYELDRGHHHDHMVDIDSGKIIEFESSEIEELQRKIAAEHGYLIEEHSLVLYVRKKR; encoded by the coding sequence ATGGAATCTCAGGACCTGCGCAACGCCGGACTCAAGGTCACCCATCCGCGCATGCGGATCCTCGAGTTGCTGGAAGGCGCCAAGCCGCGCCACATGACCGCGGAAGACATCTACCGGATGCTGCTGGAAAAGGGCGAGGACATCGGCCTGGCCACGGTCTACCGGGTGTTGACCCAGTTCGAGTCGGCCGGCCTGGTGCTCAAGCACAACTTCGAGGCCGGCCAGTCGGTCTACGAGCTCGATCGCGGCCATCACCACGACCACATGGTCGACATCGACAGCGGCAAGATCATCGAGTTCGAAAGCAGCGAGATCGAGGAGCTGCAGCGCAAGATCGCGGCCGAGCACGGCTACCTGATCGAGGAGCATTCGCTGGTGCTGTACGTGCGCAAGAAGCGGTGA
- a CDS encoding DUF6053 domain-containing protein — protein sequence MGGPSGSMPLPRVAVIGNDSLGPEGLP from the coding sequence GTGGGAGGGCCTTCGGGTTCAATGCCCTTGCCTCGGGTCGCGGTGATCGGGAACGACAGCCTCGGACCTGAAGGCCTTCCCTGA
- a CDS encoding DUF1328 domain-containing protein: MLHYAVIFLVIALIAGVLGFTGIAGAASQIAWILFVVFLILAVISFFRGRGPAA; this comes from the coding sequence ATGCTTCACTACGCCGTAATTTTCCTAGTCATCGCCCTCATCGCCGGCGTCCTGGGCTTCACCGGCATCGCCGGCGCCGCCAGCCAGATCGCCTGGATCCTGTTCGTGGTGTTCTTGATTCTGGCGGTGATTTCGTTCTTCAGGGGCCGCGGGCCCGCGGCGTAA